The following are encoded in a window of Chryseobacterium sp. genomic DNA:
- a CDS encoding DUF6909 family protein, producing MATNLRARETTEAIERLYVTMRHLFYRGFFKPGGVSGESIRNLLMVISPEIYGSMAVSNKVELDGLLYVLDRLPAGIEETAFVHLTSDEGFEKGSFEVIVPKKRRRNCYRIDEQQMNIEVLLGRSEIYDILTHLTFLYIEADKIRELGYRKDEDYKPTRTWRIIEDVAKGQNKLSRKEKEVALIHLSSLLGRTFDEVLHAYNSFGDDQNPDRLFKIIYYLGKTSLDDLKGIREREIYFSAILRERVGHHLFGEKWANAVKEVLVTNNLHMRPLHIISANMHSVKNMLYGNEAVGRKSSDEVDYSFYQEISNQRSLQEKVLSHSQSQGLIYIDDNSGSNIDVQIIDLKKTDLTNTPFQNINYNGDDVILVFDYAFGEQAYEIMDELLRPYEHNQEVYTMKVKSISIMGKAGILTGGKGDIMIPTSHIFEGTADNYVFENALKLEDFEDDEIKAYEGSMITVLGTSLQNKDILSYFMNTTWNAVGLEMEGAHYHKAIQVASKIRHHISPDLFVCYAYYASDNPLETGSTLSSGGLGLTGVKPTYMITMKILEKILLSADSI from the coding sequence ATGGCAACAAACCTACGAGCCCGCGAAACTACAGAAGCAATAGAACGCCTTTATGTAACCATGCGACACCTCTTTTACAGAGGTTTTTTTAAACCCGGAGGTGTATCCGGTGAATCAATCCGAAATCTATTAATGGTAATCTCTCCCGAAATATACGGCTCCATGGCCGTATCCAACAAGGTGGAGCTTGACGGTTTACTTTACGTACTGGACCGCCTTCCGGCGGGAATTGAGGAAACTGCATTTGTGCACCTTACATCAGATGAAGGCTTTGAAAAAGGCAGTTTTGAGGTAATCGTCCCAAAGAAGCGCCGCCGGAACTGCTACCGCATTGATGAGCAGCAAATGAACATTGAAGTTTTGCTGGGCCGTTCTGAAATCTACGATATACTCACCCACCTTACCTTCCTTTATATAGAAGCCGATAAAATCCGTGAACTTGGCTACCGCAAAGACGAGGATTACAAACCCACAAGGACATGGAGAATCATTGAGGATGTTGCCAAAGGCCAAAATAAACTTAGTCGCAAAGAGAAGGAAGTGGCACTAATCCACCTCTCCTCTCTTTTGGGACGGACTTTTGACGAAGTTCTGCATGCATACAACAGTTTTGGTGACGACCAAAATCCTGACCGCCTCTTTAAAATCATTTATTATCTGGGCAAGACCAGCCTGGACGACCTGAAAGGTATTCGTGAGCGCGAAATTTATTTCAGTGCGATCCTAAGGGAGCGTGTAGGCCACCACCTTTTTGGCGAGAAATGGGCAAATGCCGTAAAAGAAGTTTTGGTGACCAATAATCTCCATATGCGTCCCCTGCATATCATTTCTGCAAATATGCACTCAGTAAAAAACATGCTGTACGGAAATGAGGCTGTAGGCCGGAAATCCAGTGATGAAGTCGATTATTCTTTTTATCAGGAAATCAGCAACCAGCGGTCACTTCAGGAAAAAGTTCTCAGTCATTCCCAAAGTCAGGGACTTATTTATATTGATGACAACAGCGGAAGCAATATAGATGTCCAAATCATTGATTTAAAGAAAACAGACCTTACGAACACGCCCTTTCAGAATATTAACTATAACGGAGATGATGTAATCCTTGTTTTTGATTACGCTTTCGGCGAGCAGGCATATGAAATTATGGACGAACTGCTTAGACCGTATGAGCACAATCAGGAAGTATATACCATGAAGGTGAAGTCCATTTCCATAATGGGAAAAGCCGGAATACTGACGGGTGGCAAAGGAGACATAATGATCCCTACCTCACATATTTTCGAGGGTACAGCGGACAACTACGTATTTGAGAACGCACTGAAACTTGAAGATTTCGAAGATGATGAGATTAAAGCGTATGAAGGTTCCATGATTACGGTTCTCGGTACTTCCCTTCAGAATAAAGACATTCTCAGTTATTTTATGAATACTACATGGAACGCCGTAGGCCTGGAGATGGAAGGTGCGCATTATCATAAGGCCATTCAGGTAGCTTCCAAGATCAGACACCATATATCACCCGATCTATTTGTCTGCTATGCCTACTACGCATCTGATAATCCATTGGAAACCGGCTCCACCCTGTCATCGGGTGGCTTGGGTCTTACAGGTGTGAAACCAACCTACATGATCACGATGAAAATACTGGAAAAAATACTGCTCTCAGCAGATTCTATCTGA
- a CDS encoding rod shape-determining protein MreD — MISRTIFTDILLIAFLTALQIFILNRITLFGEYTPVLYPVFVMFYPFFRNRYHFLVLSFVLGLSIDAFLGTWGINAFATTAVAYYRTLIFRTSTDTTTDFFTFSTLQWPQFLLFIISAIFFHQLLVQYIEFFKLSRILEILLNIIISTLFSFVFILLYALIFKIKQRI; from the coding sequence ATGATTAGCAGAACAATTTTTACAGATATACTTCTCATTGCCTTCCTAACCGCACTGCAGATATTCATACTGAACAGGATCACTCTCTTCGGGGAGTATACTCCTGTACTTTATCCGGTATTCGTCATGTTCTACCCCTTTTTCAGAAACCGCTACCATTTTCTGGTTCTAAGTTTTGTCCTGGGACTCAGTATTGATGCATTCCTGGGCACGTGGGGAATCAATGCATTCGCAACTACAGCGGTAGCTTATTACCGTACGCTGATTTTCAGGACTTCAACGGATACTACCACTGATTTCTTTACCTTCTCTACCCTTCAGTGGCCCCAGTTCCTGCTGTTTATCATATCGGCTATTTTCTTTCACCAGCTATTGGTGCAGTATATTGAGTTTTTTAAACTGAGCAGAATTCTGGAAATCCTGCTTAATATAATTATCAGCACGCTCTTTTCGTTTGTATTTATACTACTTTACGCCCTCATCTTTAAAATAAAACAACGCATTTGA
- a CDS encoding peptidoglycan D,D-transpeptidase FtsI family protein has product MKPQFLKIISVLIIIAIIFVARLSYLQLFTDRYALNAANTSIKIEYIIPQRGVIFDRNGKILVGNQPAYEISFTQALMRPDFDTLSFCGLLGIRKEEFEQRIEALKKEKYYSKLVPMTFMKNLSREEVARIQEIIFKYPAFSIVSRPQRQYEVNTSGNLLGYTNEVGERDLKKDSVYYRPGDFIGKSGVEKSYEKYLRGEKGMRYIQKDIKLRDIGSYKDGELDKEEVTGKDITLTIDYDLQRMAEEMLVDKHGAIVALDPSNGEILVMATGPDIDPNVFTGPQKSRNLYRLQMDTIYNNRPTFDRSVQAAYPPGSTFKLLTAAAAMQMGVMDENTIFPCGGGFNYKGLRIKGHGGADPLIPAIQVSSNCHFSYAYLAIINKYPGNPSKGVDEWKKIMSSFGLGEFLNNDLAVGSKGRIPSGEFYENRMEAINKAVGRGRVKKWDPLATGAVFNGMGQGDVLLTPLQMANSVAAIVNRGWYYTPHIVKSIDGKPNPDPRFRKKHHTLVDPKHFEPIIKGMEAVVLKGTGRGLISKEFTQLAKTGTAQVPQGKDNSIYVMAAPADKPRIVVVAVMEHAGFGSTWAGPASTVIAEKYLTGDLKREHLYKKMVNASFMPEYRRQWISDLKRKGLYRASDKDSLYLHQLEDSIKAAGDAQTRAKLINKRDSVRLRMHSATPKNTTK; this is encoded by the coding sequence TTGAAACCTCAGTTCCTCAAAATCATTTCGGTACTGATCATCATTGCCATCATCTTTGTGGCACGGCTTTCCTATTTACAGCTTTTCACAGACCGTTACGCTCTTAACGCCGCCAATACCTCCATCAAGATTGAATACATCATCCCGCAGCGCGGAGTCATCTTTGACAGGAACGGTAAGATCCTGGTCGGTAACCAGCCGGCATATGAAATCTCGTTTACCCAGGCGCTCATGAGACCGGATTTTGACACTTTGAGCTTCTGCGGACTACTTGGAATCCGGAAGGAAGAATTTGAACAGCGTATTGAAGCTCTGAAAAAAGAAAAGTATTACAGCAAACTGGTACCAATGACATTCATGAAGAACCTGAGCCGCGAAGAAGTGGCCAGGATTCAGGAAATCATATTCAAATATCCGGCTTTCAGTATTGTTAGCAGACCGCAGCGGCAGTATGAGGTAAATACATCAGGCAACCTTCTGGGTTATACCAACGAAGTAGGAGAACGGGACTTGAAAAAAGATTCTGTTTACTACCGTCCGGGCGACTTTATCGGTAAATCAGGAGTGGAAAAGTCTTACGAAAAGTATCTGCGCGGCGAAAAAGGGATGCGGTACATCCAGAAAGACATCAAACTCCGGGACATTGGCTCGTATAAGGACGGCGAACTGGATAAAGAAGAAGTTACCGGCAAAGACATAACACTGACCATTGACTACGACCTGCAGCGAATGGCGGAGGAAATGCTTGTGGACAAGCACGGTGCAATAGTTGCGCTGGATCCCAGCAACGGCGAAATCCTGGTGATGGCTACGGGGCCTGATATTGACCCGAATGTCTTCACGGGACCACAGAAATCCCGGAACCTGTACCGCCTTCAGATGGATACCATCTATAATAACAGACCTACATTTGACCGGTCTGTTCAGGCGGCCTATCCACCCGGCTCCACCTTCAAGCTGCTTACTGCCGCTGCCGCCATGCAAATGGGTGTAATGGATGAAAATACGATATTCCCCTGCGGTGGAGGCTTCAACTACAAGGGTCTACGGATTAAAGGACACGGAGGTGCGGACCCACTTATACCTGCGATACAGGTTTCCAGCAACTGCCATTTCTCATACGCTTATCTGGCCATCATCAACAAATATCCGGGTAACCCCAGCAAAGGTGTAGACGAATGGAAGAAAATCATGAGCAGTTTTGGGCTGGGTGAATTTCTGAACAATGATTTGGCCGTGGGTTCCAAAGGCAGGATCCCAAGCGGAGAGTTTTATGAAAACAGGATGGAAGCCATCAACAAAGCTGTAGGCCGCGGCAGGGTAAAAAAATGGGATCCCCTGGCCACCGGTGCCGTCTTCAACGGTATGGGGCAGGGTGATGTTCTACTTACACCTTTGCAGATGGCAAATTCCGTGGCCGCCATTGTAAACCGCGGTTGGTACTACACTCCCCATATTGTGAAATCCATTGACGGCAAGCCCAATCCCGATCCAAGATTCAGAAAAAAACATCATACGCTTGTAGATCCTAAACACTTTGAACCCATTATAAAGGGAATGGAAGCCGTGGTACTGAAAGGCACCGGGCGAGGACTGATATCCAAAGAATTTACGCAGCTGGCCAAAACAGGTACCGCGCAGGTGCCGCAGGGAAAAGACAACTCCATTTATGTTATGGCTGCGCCGGCCGATAAACCAAGAATTGTGGTGGTTGCTGTAATGGAACATGCGGGCTTCGGATCCACATGGGCCGGTCCCGCCTCCACTGTTATTGCAGAAAAGTATCTGACCGGCGACCTGAAACGCGAGCATCTTTACAAAAAAATGGTGAACGCCAGTTTTATGCCGGAGTACAGAAGGCAGTGGATATCGGACCTGAAGCGAAAAGGCCTGTACCGCGCATCGGACAAGGATTCGCTATATCTCCATCAATTGGAGGACAGTATAAAAGCAGCCGGTGATGCCCAGACCCGTGCTAAGCTCATTAATAAACGTGATTCCGTAAGACTGCGGATGCATAGCGCAACCCCTAAAAACACTACAAAATGA
- the rodA gene encoding rod shape-determining protein RodA, producing MKWAEGIDKLGLGLYFIICLFAIANIYSVDNSLGNKQLLFFGISCAVGIFIFLARTKLFENLSGIFYISGILLLIGLFPFGTEILGQKNWYRFGGFTMQPVEFAKIGTALMLATYVAGPDFNLNNRKSLYTTLAIVAVPALVVLAIPDVGSVLVFTAFFIALYREGLNGWFFGVGLILAAVFLISIAVDPLYVFIGILVLSGLYLLFNFRSISWNVISIGTFGFVVAILSGIAFATPHVLEKLPKHQRERIEVLYKGEKAFRDTSGYNLLYSKTAIGSGGLTGKGYRQGSVTQGKFVPEQETDYIFCTVGEEWGFLGSSVLVLAYALYIGRIYYLAENQKTAFNRIFGYCLASILLMHFSINIGMVMGLFPTVGIPLPYFSYGGSSLLAFSIMTFIFFKLNYMDKNSLV from the coding sequence ATGAAGTGGGCAGAAGGTATAGACAAACTAGGACTGGGGCTGTATTTTATAATCTGCCTCTTTGCCATAGCAAATATTTACAGCGTTGATAACAGCCTGGGCAACAAACAGCTGCTGTTTTTTGGGATATCTTGTGCGGTAGGAATTTTTATCTTTCTCGCACGGACAAAACTGTTTGAAAATCTTTCTGGTATCTTTTACATCTCGGGAATACTGCTTCTGATCGGACTATTTCCTTTCGGTACGGAAATTCTTGGCCAGAAAAACTGGTACCGTTTCGGTGGATTCACAATGCAGCCCGTTGAATTTGCCAAGATCGGCACGGCACTCATGCTTGCCACCTACGTAGCGGGACCGGATTTTAATCTGAATAACAGAAAATCCCTTTACACCACCCTCGCGATTGTTGCTGTACCGGCTTTGGTTGTACTGGCCATTCCCGACGTAGGGTCTGTGCTTGTTTTCACGGCATTTTTTATTGCGCTCTACCGTGAAGGATTAAATGGCTGGTTCTTTGGAGTCGGTCTTATTCTGGCGGCGGTTTTCCTAATTTCCATAGCAGTAGATCCGCTCTATGTATTTATAGGAATTCTGGTGCTTTCCGGACTGTATCTGCTTTTTAACTTCCGGAGTATTTCATGGAATGTAATAAGCATTGGTACTTTTGGATTTGTTGTTGCCATTTTAAGCGGCATTGCCTTCGCTACACCTCATGTACTTGAAAAGCTCCCCAAACACCAGCGCGAAAGAATAGAAGTTCTTTATAAAGGAGAGAAAGCGTTCCGCGACACGTCGGGCTACAACCTTCTTTACTCAAAAACAGCTATAGGCTCCGGCGGACTAACCGGCAAAGGTTACAGACAGGGATCAGTTACTCAGGGTAAATTTGTACCCGAACAGGAAACCGATTATATTTTCTGTACAGTAGGCGAAGAATGGGGGTTTCTGGGTAGTTCCGTGCTCGTTCTGGCGTACGCTCTTTATATAGGCCGGATATACTACCTGGCAGAGAACCAGAAAACGGCATTTAACAGAATCTTTGGATACTGTCTTGCATCTATACTGCTGATGCACTTCAGCATCAATATAGGCATGGTTATGGGGCTTTTCCCAACTGTAGGTATTCCCTTGCCCTATTTCAGTTACGGCGGAAGTTCACTACTCGCGTTTTCCATAATGACTTTCATATTTTTCAAGCTGAACTATATGGATAAGAATTCACTGGTCTAG
- a CDS encoding rod shape-determining protein, which translates to MGLFDMFTQEIAIDLGTANTLIIHNNKIVIDQPSIVAIERSSGKPIAVGEQAKHMQGKTHEDIKTIRPLKDGVIADFHASEHMIKEFIKKIPGIKGKLIQPALRIVICIPSGITEVEKRAVRDSAQKVNAKEVRLIYEPMAAAIGVGIDVQKPEGNMIIDIGGGTTEIAVVALGGIVCDKSVKIAGDVFTNDIAYYLRTHHNLYIGERTAERIKIEVGSALEDLDVDVEDIPVQGRDLITGKPKEIMVGYKEIARALDKSIIRIEDAVMETLSLTPPELAADIYKTGIYLAGGGALLRGLADRLHKKTGLPVFVAEDPLRAVVRGTGIALKNMDKFNFLIK; encoded by the coding sequence ATGGGTTTATTTGATATGTTCACGCAGGAGATTGCGATTGACTTGGGAACAGCTAACACGCTGATTATACATAACAACAAGATCGTTATCGATCAGCCATCTATCGTTGCCATTGAACGCTCTTCCGGTAAGCCGATTGCCGTAGGTGAGCAGGCCAAACATATGCAGGGAAAGACCCATGAAGACATTAAAACCATCCGTCCGCTGAAAGACGGTGTAATTGCGGATTTTCATGCGTCTGAGCACATGATCAAGGAGTTCATAAAAAAGATTCCGGGAATTAAAGGAAAACTCATCCAGCCCGCACTGCGAATTGTAATCTGCATACCCTCCGGAATTACCGAGGTTGAAAAACGTGCTGTTCGTGACTCCGCTCAGAAGGTGAATGCGAAAGAGGTACGTCTTATTTATGAGCCAATGGCTGCGGCAATTGGTGTAGGCATTGATGTTCAGAAACCTGAAGGTAATATGATCATTGACATAGGAGGTGGTACAACAGAGATAGCCGTTGTTGCTTTGGGAGGCATTGTTTGCGACAAATCGGTAAAAATTGCCGGAGATGTCTTTACCAATGACATTGCGTATTACCTGAGAACACATCATAATCTGTATATTGGTGAAAGAACTGCAGAAAGGATAAAAATTGAAGTTGGATCTGCCTTGGAAGACCTTGATGTTGATGTGGAAGACATTCCGGTGCAGGGTAGAGACCTCATCACAGGAAAACCGAAAGAAATTATGGTGGGTTACAAAGAGATTGCCCGCGCCCTGGACAAATCTATTATCCGTATTGAAGATGCCGTTATGGAAACCCTGTCACTTACCCCGCCCGAACTGGCAGCTGATATATACAAGACAGGTATTTACCTTGCAGGCGGAGGTGCATTACTGCGCGGACTGGCGGACAGGCTGCACAAGAAAACCGGATTACCTGTTTTCGTAGCCGAAGATCCACTGCGTGCCGTAGTTCGCGGTACCGGAATTGCACTTAAAAATATGGATAAGTTCAACTTCCTTATAAAGTAA
- a CDS encoding glutamine synthetase III codes for MSTLRFNALKELPFRNYRKDNAVVVPGKLSELFCENVFSEETMRAYLTKEAFTSIQDAIKRGAKTPRNIADQIAVAMKDWALSKGATHYTHWFQPLTGSTAEKHDSFFTPFESDRAIERFNGSMLIQQEPDASSFPNGGIRNTFEARGYTAWDPTSPAFIIGTTLCIPSIFISYTGETLDYKTPLLRAMHAVDVAATDICRSYFDKNVTKVIPTLGWEQEYFLVDSALYQSRPDLVLTGKTMLGHSPAKGQQLDDHYFGSIPTRVMNFMKELEIECMKLGIPVTTRHNEVAPNQFELAPMFEEINVAVDHNSLLMDIMARVAHKHHFHILFHEKPFAGVNGSGKHNNWSLATDTGENLLSPGKNPKKNLQFLTFFVNTLKAVHDYADLLRASIASASNDHRLGANEAPPAIISAFIGSQLYSVLEELEKVTDGKLSPEEKTDLKLNVVGKIPEILLDNTDRNRTSPFAFTGNKFEFRAVGSSANCAEPMTALNAIVARQLTEFKKTVEFNIEKKNLKKDEAIFNTLREYIKDCKNIMFEGDGYSDDWAVEAEKRGMSNLKTTPEALKEELNQKFVDLYQELGIFNHREFEARNEIKLEKYSAVIDIEAKVLSDIARNHIIPAALNYQNRLIENVKGLKEIFGEEEFKPLAKEQMELIKSISANVSEIKTGVDELLRAKEAARATTGSQEQAEMFCNDVVPRFEKIRTASDELEMMVDDELWPMTKYRELLFTR; via the coding sequence ATGTCCACTCTAAGATTTAATGCATTAAAAGAACTTCCTTTCCGTAATTACAGGAAAGACAACGCAGTTGTAGTTCCCGGAAAATTGTCCGAACTTTTCTGTGAGAATGTTTTCTCCGAAGAAACCATGCGTGCTTACCTTACCAAGGAAGCTTTTACCTCTATACAGGATGCGATAAAAAGAGGAGCCAAGACACCGCGGAATATTGCGGATCAGATTGCGGTTGCTATGAAGGATTGGGCCCTCAGTAAAGGTGCCACTCACTACACGCACTGGTTTCAGCCGCTTACTGGCTCTACTGCTGAGAAGCATGACAGTTTTTTCACACCTTTCGAGAGCGACCGCGCCATTGAACGGTTTAACGGCAGTATGCTGATTCAGCAGGAACCGGATGCTTCCTCCTTCCCAAACGGGGGAATAAGGAATACTTTTGAAGCAAGAGGCTATACCGCCTGGGATCCAACATCTCCGGCTTTCATCATAGGTACTACATTGTGTATTCCGTCTATCTTTATCTCCTATACGGGCGAAACGCTTGATTATAAAACTCCGCTGCTGCGCGCAATGCACGCTGTAGATGTTGCAGCTACAGATATCTGCAGATCATACTTTGATAAGAATGTAACCAAGGTAATTCCCACTTTGGGTTGGGAGCAGGAATATTTCCTTGTAGACAGTGCACTTTATCAGTCCAGACCCGACCTGGTACTTACAGGTAAGACCATGTTGGGGCATTCGCCTGCAAAGGGTCAGCAGCTGGATGATCATTATTTTGGTTCCATCCCGACGCGGGTAATGAATTTTATGAAGGAACTGGAAATAGAGTGTATGAAACTCGGTATTCCTGTGACTACACGTCATAACGAGGTAGCACCAAACCAGTTTGAATTGGCGCCGATGTTCGAGGAAATCAATGTGGCTGTAGACCATAACTCGCTGCTGATGGATATTATGGCCAGAGTGGCACACAAGCATCATTTCCATATCCTTTTCCACGAAAAACCTTTTGCCGGCGTAAACGGCAGTGGTAAGCATAATAACTGGTCATTGGCTACCGATACAGGTGAAAACCTGCTCAGTCCCGGCAAGAACCCAAAGAAGAACCTTCAGTTCCTTACCTTTTTTGTTAATACACTGAAAGCTGTCCATGATTATGCCGATTTGCTTAGGGCAAGTATCGCATCTGCAAGTAATGATCACCGTTTGGGTGCCAATGAGGCTCCACCTGCGATTATCTCTGCTTTTATAGGCTCGCAGCTTTACTCTGTTCTGGAGGAGCTGGAAAAAGTAACAGACGGTAAACTTAGCCCTGAAGAAAAAACAGACCTTAAACTGAACGTGGTGGGCAAAATTCCTGAGATACTTCTGGATAATACCGACCGTAACAGGACCTCACCCTTTGCCTTTACGGGTAATAAATTTGAATTCCGTGCCGTGGGTTCATCTGCAAACTGTGCAGAGCCTATGACAGCGCTTAACGCGATTGTAGCCAGACAGCTTACGGAATTTAAGAAAACTGTAGAGTTTAATATCGAGAAGAAAAACCTGAAAAAGGATGAAGCGATATTCAATACCCTGCGTGAGTATATCAAGGACTGTAAGAATATTATGTTCGAAGGCGACGGTTACTCGGACGATTGGGCTGTTGAGGCCGAAAAGAGAGGGATGAGTAATCTGAAGACCACACCCGAAGCCCTTAAGGAAGAGCTTAATCAAAAGTTTGTAGATCTTTATCAGGAGTTGGGAATTTTCAATCACAGGGAATTTGAGGCACGTAATGAAATCAAACTTGAAAAATATTCCGCAGTAATTGATATTGAAGCGAAAGTGCTTTCCGATATTGCCCGTAACCATATTATTCCGGCCGCGCTGAACTATCAGAACAGGCTGATTGAGAATGTTAAAGGACTGAAAGAAATTTTTGGGGAGGAGGAATTTAAACCACTGGCAAAAGAACAGATGGAATTAATCAAATCTATTTCTGCAAATGTATCCGAAATAAAAACAGGTGTTGACGAGCTTCTGCGCGCTAAAGAAGCTGCCCGAGCCACCACGGGGAGCCAGGAACAAGCCGAGATGTTCTGTAATGATGTAGTGCCGCGCTTTGAAAAAATCCGTACAGCAAGTGATGAACTGGAAATGATGGTTGACGATGAACTTTGGCCAATGACCAAATACCGCGAATTGCTTTTCACCAGATAA
- the mreC gene encoding rod shape-determining protein MreC yields MGFLMRLFSKNGLFMFFLLLQLVAVVLIFTRNAMQQSWLAAQTAAFNSRASGYIDKGTSYLKLKQINEQLVLQNKMLMEQVYGKGGFSKPTFRKVHDTLGGGQVYTFVDGEIVYNSINRKNNYFTINRGRRDGVFPKMGVIAPQGIAGIVINTTNSYALVQSVLSVNKIRLNAALKNSGYFGTLTWQGENSRIMHLSDIPKYVPIKIGDTVETDGKSAIFPQGVMIGTVAGYEVDRKTGFWDISVELSEKMGTLSKIYVVKNLKKAEVQKIQDSMDVTIEREDD; encoded by the coding sequence ATGGGATTTTTGATGAGATTATTTTCAAAGAACGGTCTTTTCATGTTCTTCTTGCTGCTGCAACTTGTTGCGGTAGTTCTCATCTTCACCCGCAATGCCATGCAGCAGTCCTGGCTGGCTGCCCAAACGGCCGCCTTCAACAGCCGTGCTTCCGGATACATTGACAAGGGTACTTCTTACCTGAAACTTAAGCAGATTAATGAGCAACTTGTTCTTCAGAATAAAATGCTCATGGAACAGGTATATGGCAAAGGTGGCTTCAGCAAACCAACCTTCCGCAAGGTGCATGATACCCTGGGTGGTGGGCAGGTGTATACTTTTGTAGACGGAGAAATCGTATATAACTCCATTAACAGAAAGAACAACTATTTCACCATCAACCGAGGGCGAAGGGACGGTGTATTTCCCAAAATGGGCGTTATCGCACCGCAGGGAATTGCAGGTATCGTGATTAACACCACCAACAGTTATGCGCTGGTACAGTCGGTGCTTAGCGTAAACAAGATAAGGCTCAATGCCGCGCTGAAAAACTCAGGCTATTTCGGAACACTGACCTGGCAGGGCGAAAATTCACGCATCATGCACCTTTCAGACATTCCTAAATATGTTCCAATAAAAATTGGTGATACTGTGGAGACAGACGGTAAGTCCGCGATCTTCCCGCAGGGAGTGATGATTGGCACTGTTGCCGGTTATGAAGTGGACCGGAAAACAGGATTCTGGGACATCTCAGTTGAGCTTAGCGAAAAAATGGGCACCCTGAGTAAAATTTATGTAGTGAAAAACCTGAAAAAAGCCGAAGTGCAGAAGATTCAGGATTCAATGGACGTAACCATAGAGCGTGAAGATGATTAG
- a CDS encoding C40 family peptidase, with the protein MKKSVLLYFTVLTSIFTLQSCVTNYVVAEPALYSKEYKSNAKISSADVKRMEENKQTLINSFASEKSTKMAILNNLEKKAEMVKAIKFAKTIDGIIEEATTYLGTPYRYGGTTRSGIDCSAFVLSVFGSAAGVNLPRVAASQAQEGEKVEKTELQRGDLVFFSQGRGRISHVGIVENVTEDGDVKFIHAATSRGVMVSSLNDKYWGPRYRFAKRILNPDLVSAQENLAGTLN; encoded by the coding sequence ATGAAGAAAAGCGTTTTACTTTACTTTACTGTACTTACTTCAATTTTTACTTTGCAGTCCTGTGTAACTAATTACGTTGTAGCCGAACCGGCTCTATATTCTAAAGAATACAAATCGAATGCCAAAATTTCTTCCGCTGATGTTAAAAGGATGGAGGAAAACAAGCAGACCTTGATCAACAGTTTTGCTTCAGAAAAGTCTACAAAAATGGCGATCCTGAACAACCTGGAGAAGAAGGCGGAAATGGTGAAAGCTATTAAATTCGCCAAGACCATTGACGGAATCATTGAAGAAGCTACAACCTACCTGGGTACACCTTACAGATACGGTGGTACAACCAGAAGCGGGATCGACTGCTCTGCGTTTGTTCTTTCAGTTTTCGGTTCAGCTGCCGGCGTAAATTTGCCCAGAGTGGCTGCTTCGCAGGCGCAGGAAGGTGAGAAAGTTGAAAAAACGGAACTGCAGCGCGGCGATTTGGTGTTCTTTTCACAGGGACGCGGTCGTATTTCACACGTAGGTATTGTGGAGAATGTAACAGAAGATGGTGATGTGAAGTTTATTCACGCAGCTACTTCCAGAGGTGTAATGGTTTCTTCTCTTAATGATAAATACTGGGGTCCCCGATACAGATTTGCGAAACGAATACTGAACCCGGATTTAGTTTCAGCTCAGGAAAACCTTGCCGGAACACTGAATTAA